CATTTAGCGCCTCACAACTCTCCAGGTGGTCAATAAGGATAGTACCTATGGTGAATCCATGGCCCTTCAATTCATGGGACATCATCCGCGGAAAAGACCCATTCTACTCAATTGATGATGAGGGAATTCCCGTAAGGTATGATGCATTAACCCTCAAGAGCAAGTACTCAATTAAACTCCATAATTTAATCCATGAAATAAATCCCGAACTCATAGTAATGCTTGTAAGTTCTGATAAATGGTCAATAAGTACCCCAGAGCCAATAAGGGTTAATGATTATGGGTCCATTGATTCAGACCCAGCTGATTTCGTTAATCACTTCTCATATGAGAGTTACCCCACAATAATCCTCTCAATACCTAGGGATGCAGAAATACGCGAGATTGCCAGTGAAATTATTCAGTTAATTAAGGAGCACAGCATTAAGAGGCAGGAGACTAAGCCACTGGAGGTTGTGGTTAAGGTTAATGGCGATATTGATAATATATCTAATGTACTTAGGGTTCATGGCTTCCTAATAGGTGTTGATGGAAATAAATTAATCATTAGAGCCAGTGATAAATCACAAGCATTATTGAATGCTTTAATAGATAATAATTTAATTGAGCATTACTTCGACGTGGAGATTTCTGAGATTCACCTTCAGTGATTTTACCTAAGTATTAAATACCATGGGTAAGTATTCAGAAAACTTAATTATTCTTTATTCCTATATAATTAGATTATGGAGAAACTTGTACTCTCGTACTCGGATAAGTACTTGAACTATGATTTTGGGCCATGGCACCCCTTTAAGCCGTATAGGGAGCAGAAATTGATAGAATTGCTCAGGGAGCACGACCTATTGGGGACTTACGTTGACTTAGTGGAGCCTGAGCTTGCCTCTGATGATGAGTTAATGCTAGTTCATACTAAGGATTACATAGAGTATGTTAAGAAGGCTAGTGCTAATGGTGTGGGTTACTTGGATTACGGAGATACGCCAGCCTTTAGGGGTGTTCATGAGGCAGCGGCCATCAGGGTTGGCGGTACATTACTTGTTACAAAGCTCGTTAACGCCAATAAGTATGTACATGGTTTCAACCCAGGTGGTGGTTTCCACCATGCCAAGCCAGGTGAGGCTGCGGGTTTCTGTGTCTATAATGACATAGCCATAGCCATTAAGTGGCTTAGGAACCATGGTGTAAGGCGTGTGGCTGTGGTTGATGTTGATGTTCACCATGCAGATGGCACGCAGGAGGTATTTAACAACGAGGATGTCTTGTTAATATCGACTCACGGTTATGACGGCCGCTTCTACCCAGGTACTGGCTGGATTGATGAGGATGGTGTAGGCCCTGGTAAGGGACTTAAGGTAAACATACCATTACCGCCTCATACAGGTGATGATTTATACTCAATAGTAATTGATGAGGTAATAAAGCCAATACTTGACAGGTACTCACCTGAGTTCCTGGTTCTTCAGTTTGGTGCTGATGCACACACTGGTGATGAATTGGGGATACTTGATCTAACCACGGCATCATATCTCAAGGTGCTCAGTATTATTCATGAGATGGCGCATAAGTATGCTGGTGGTAGGTTGGTCATGACTGGTGGTGGAGGTTATGATGTTTGGAATACCGTTAAGACCTGGTTCCTCGCCACCGTGTTACTCACAGACCCAGGTAAGCTTAGTCAGTACTCGAACTACCTCGATCCGGAGCCTACGAGAACCCCTGGGCGTTATTACGAGGAGGCATTATACGTGATAGACGCTGTGAAACAAAGATTCGGAATCTAAACCTACTCAATATGCGATACCCTCTTTGTCTGGAAGGACCTTATTTTAATAATAATTCTATATCCACAGTATGGGCAGTGGACACCAGGTGTTATCATGTCCTCGAGTGAAAACACCCTACCGCATCTGAGGCACATGTACATCTTTCGACCAGCAACCTCACCAGTGGTCTCCTCACCGCCTTCCCCACTCAATGTACTAGCTGGTTCCCTCTCACCACCCTCCTCAAAGAATTCCTCACTCACGCCGTATTGATGAAGCAGACCCCTTAAATTTATTTTTGTACTATTCTCCGAACCCTATCCTCGGCATTAATCCTGCTCAGGATTGGCAATACCCCCGTGGCCACGAAACCCTGCCATGACCTATCACCAGCAGCCATCAACTCCCTAATCCTCGTACCACTATAAACCTCCTTATTGAAGAACGGTGTATTAAGGACTTTAATGCCGCCGTATTCAAGGCATAACTTCGTGAATTCATCATTAGTGTAGGCTATGTCGAATGATGGGCATTGCTCACGGACATAGGCATACCATAGGGCTGAATCGCCCTTCGTATCGGGTACGGCGCAATAGAGGGCCCTATTGACTAGGTTTAACTCCTTAAGCATTGAGTGGAGCATTTCAATCCTCTCACCAACAGTGAATGGGTTCCTAAGCGTAAACGACTCATTAGCGGACCCAATTGCAATAACTAACTCGTCATGCCTACTTAATATCCACTTAATTACTTCCTCATGCCCCCTATGCAATGGTTGAAACCTCCCAACAAACAATGCCCTTACCATACAGCGCCAGTTAATGAGGGGTTATTTTATCTATTTCCTAAATGATTATGCTTAAATTAATGAGTATCAAGGAGTATACTAATATGGTTAGTATTAAGGAGACGGAGGTAGTACTTGTCGAGGCAGTACAACCTTTCGACATTAATTCCCTGGGTAATTTATTCGGCGGTCGAATGCTCGAGTGGATGGCCAACATAGGCACGGTAGCCGCTACGCGATTCTCAAGAGGCCCAGCAGTCCTTGCATACCTAGATAGGCACTTCTTCATAAGGCCTGTCAGGCTTGGAGAATTCGTAATACTCAAGGCAAGGGTTGAGTACGTGGGTACGTCTTCCATGGAGGTAAGGATAGAGGCATGGAAGGAGAGCCTAGGTGGTAAACAGGAATTAGTTACTATGACAACTGCCTCCTACGTGGCTATTGATGAGTATGGAGTTCCAAGGCCAATAAATAATGTGCTAGAGCCGGCAGATA
This is a stretch of genomic DNA from Vulcanisaeta moutnovskia 768-28. It encodes these proteins:
- a CDS encoding acetoin utilization protein AcuC produces the protein MEKLVLSYSDKYLNYDFGPWHPFKPYREQKLIELLREHDLLGTYVDLVEPELASDDELMLVHTKDYIEYVKKASANGVGYLDYGDTPAFRGVHEAAAIRVGGTLLVTKLVNANKYVHGFNPGGGFHHAKPGEAAGFCVYNDIAIAIKWLRNHGVRRVAVVDVDVHHADGTQEVFNNEDVLLISTHGYDGRFYPGTGWIDEDGVGPGKGLKVNIPLPPHTGDDLYSIVIDEVIKPILDRYSPEFLVLQFGADAHTGDELGILDLTTASYLKVLSIIHEMAHKYAGGRLVMTGGGGYDVWNTVKTWFLATVLLTDPGKLSQYSNYLDPEPTRTPGRYYEEALYVIDAVKQRFGI
- a CDS encoding DNA-directed RNA polymerase subunit P, whose amino-acid sequence is MYMCLRCGRVFSLEDMITPGVHCPYCGYRIIIKIRSFQTKRVSHIE
- a CDS encoding nicotinamide-nucleotide adenylyltransferase, with amino-acid sequence MVRALFVGRFQPLHRGHEEVIKWILSRHDELVIAIGSANESFTLRNPFTVGERIEMLHSMLKELNLVNRALYCAVPDTKGDSALWYAYVREQCPSFDIAYTNDEFTKLCLEYGGIKVLNTPFFNKEVYSGTRIRELMAAGDRSWQGFVATGVLPILSRINAEDRVRRIVQK